Proteins from one Paenibacillus amylolyticus genomic window:
- a CDS encoding DUF2536 family protein, whose protein sequence is MEISLDIIKDKVECLQAYDFHELARAIEERIEINKALMLRVKQIQHQVTFDPIRTKMLYSAVVHYAVD, encoded by the coding sequence ATGGAAATTTCACTGGATATTATTAAAGATAAAGTCGAATGCTTGCAGGCTTATGACTTTCATGAATTGGCGCGAGCGATTGAAGAACGAATTGAAATCAATAAGGCATTGATGTTACGTGTGAAGCAGATCCAACATCAAGTAACCTTTGACCCCATTCGTACCAAAATGTTATATAGTGCAGTTGTGCATTATGCCGTAGATTAA
- a CDS encoding GNAT family N-acetyltransferase, protein MQDLIFTKNYKNNDTLRTSFFELAADTFDIDFENWYQHGCWGENYIPFSFVDGDQVIANASVNILELIIHGEKKKAIQIGTVMTHPDYRGKGLSTRLMNQILEEYDNKYDLMYLFANESVLDFYPKFGFKPVEEQLFSMDYTAKKSTKPANLRKLDVANADDLQLIQQFALERLPVSQHFGTAQTQGILLFYCLNVFSNDIYHLVDESAIVIYQKQDNHMDLFDVICLNEIRMTDILHQIADEDTETITFHFTPDATEHLVLKSTLTNEGLFVRTPGEHLYPVQVKHPMTSIA, encoded by the coding sequence ATGCAGGATTTGATCTTTACGAAGAACTATAAAAATAATGACACACTTCGAACAAGTTTTTTTGAACTTGCTGCCGATACTTTTGATATTGATTTTGAGAATTGGTACCAACACGGATGCTGGGGCGAAAACTACATCCCTTTTTCATTTGTGGACGGGGATCAGGTTATTGCCAACGCTTCCGTTAACATCCTTGAGCTCATCATTCACGGGGAGAAGAAAAAAGCGATTCAAATCGGCACGGTGATGACACATCCCGACTATCGAGGGAAAGGGCTATCCACTCGTTTAATGAACCAGATTTTAGAGGAATACGACAACAAGTACGATCTCATGTACCTTTTTGCCAACGAATCGGTGCTTGATTTTTACCCCAAGTTTGGTTTTAAACCGGTGGAAGAACAGCTTTTTTCAATGGATTATACGGCAAAAAAATCGACCAAACCGGCGAACCTTCGGAAACTCGATGTTGCTAACGCGGATGATTTACAACTTATTCAACAATTTGCATTGGAAAGACTGCCTGTTTCGCAACATTTCGGAACCGCCCAGACGCAAGGCATACTCCTGTTTTACTGCCTGAATGTGTTCAGTAACGATATTTATCACCTGGTAGATGAAAGCGCCATCGTGATTTATCAGAAGCAAGACAATCATATGGACCTCTTTGACGTTATTTGTTTAAACGAAATCCGTATGACAGATATTTTACATCAGATTGCAGATGAGGATACAGAGACCATAACCTTCCATTTCACACCGGATGCAACAGAACACCTCGTTCTGAAAAGTACCCTCACCAATGAAGGTTTATTTGTAAGAACCCCTGGTGAGCATCTCTACCCGGTGCAAGTTAAACATCCGATGACTTCAATCGCTTAA